The Setaria viridis chromosome 2, Setaria_viridis_v4.0, whole genome shotgun sequence DNA window ACATCTAATTACTCCAACTCATAATCATGCATAGCAACAATACTCAACAAAGTACGAATGGATCTATGCTTCACAACTGGGAAAAAGACATCATTAAAATCAATACCTGAAATCTGATTGTAACCTTTAGCAACCAACCTTGCTTTATAGCTTGCTGGCTCAGATCACTTGAAGAAATAACttcctttcttttgaaaatCCATTTACAATGGACATGCTTTTATCCTTGGGCAATTTTACTAAATCACAAGTACCATTCTTTTCAAGTGACTCCATCTCATCTTGCATAGCGGTCATCCAATTGTTGCCATTGGTAGAAGTAATAGCCTTAGAATAATTAGAAGGTTCAGCACCTTCAATATCTTCTACAACACTCAAAGCATAAGCAATATTGCATttttcaatcaaccttttaattGGCTTAGGTGCCCTTCTGGCCCTATCAGTAGCAATAGACTGTTGCGGAGGCTGCACAACTGGAGAAGAATGCTCAACAATAGGTGAATCATCAACAATTGGTGAATTATTAACAATAGGTGCATCTTGGACAACAACATTATCATTATCTAGTGTATTCTCAACATCAATAAAATGCTCCACCTGCACACTTGAATTTTGCTGAACAGGAGCACTAGTAGATAGGTTATCAGGTAACATAGCAGATTCATTAAAGATAACATTCCTGCTAATTACAACCTTTCGAGTTTGTGGATTCCACAACTTATAACCTTTAACACCAGGTTGATAACTAAGAAAGATGCACTTAATAGCTATAGGCTCTAATTTAccattatcaacatgagcataagcaGTACAACCAAAAACTCTCAATTGTGAATAATCAGTTGGAGAACCAGATTATACCTCAATTGGAGTTTTCTTATCAATGGCAATACTGGGTGAACGATTAATAAGATAGCAAGCAGTGGAAGCAGCTTCAGCCCAGAAATGTCTATTCAGACCAGAATTAGACAACATGCAACGGACTTTAGAGATGATAGTCTTGTTCATATGCTTAGCCACACCATTCTGTTGGGGTGTATAAGGAACAGTGTAGTGCCTAACAATGCCTTCAGATTTGCAATATGACTTAAATTCATTAGAACAGAATTCCATCCCATTATCAGTGCGAAGCTTCTTAACCTTCTTTAAGTTTGGTTTTCAACCATAATCGTCCACTCTTTAAATGCTGAAAATACTTCTGATTTATCTTTTCAAGAAATAAGGTCGTACCTTTCTAGAATAATCATCAATTATGGTCAACATATAACGAGCACCACCAAGAGAAGGCTTACGAGATGATCCCCATAAATCAGAATGCACATAATTAAGAATACCTTTACTTGTATGACTTGATGTATTAAATTTCACGCTCTAGTGTTTTCCAAACACAGAATGCTCACAGAAATTCAATTTGGTGATGTTATACCCATCGAGAAGTCCTCTCTTACTCAGCACTGCCAAGCCAAGCTCACTCATATGCCCAAGATGCATATGCCAAATATTAGTAGCATCAGAACTAGATAATGAATTAGAAATTACAGCGGCATCACCTGTAATTGTAGTACCACGAAGACTATACGAATTGGCAGATTTCAAATCACCTTTCATAACAATAAGAGAACCTTTTGAAACTCCATCTCCACCGGAGTACTTGTACCCTTTGCCATCAAAAGTACTCAAAGAAACAAGATTCTTCCTCATATCTGTAATATGCCTCACATCTGTCAAAAGTTCTGGTAACACCATCATGCATCTTAATTACAGATCCAATGCCAATAATCTGACGTGGACTATCATCACCCACTCTAACAGAACCACCTTGGACAGAATCATAAGTGATGAACCAATCTCTATTAATGCATATATGAAAGGAAGCAGCAGAATCAAGAATCCATTCATCACCATTATTTGCACATCCAGCAAAAGCACAAGAACCTCAGAACCATCTGAACTATCATTAGTAGCAGCAATAGAAGTATTACTTTTATCAGATGTACCTTTCGATCTATATTTGCCAATTCTCTCCTCCTTGTTCTTCAACTTATAGCACTCAGATATAAAATGAGTCTTTTTCCTGCAATAATTGCAGAATTTCTCATCCTTGTCTCTATACATTGAACGGCCCCTATAACCATTCGAGCTCTTACCTCTATAACCATTATTTGATTTGTTTTGTGTCCTGCCACAAACAGACAAAGCTTCTCCATTGGAAGCGGAACCTTCAGAAGACACCATCTGTTTCATCTTCTCCTTGGCTAGCAATGTCTCATAAACTTCATTCATGGTTAGAGTATCACGACTATATAATATGGTATCTCTGAAGTTTGCAAAAGAACTAGGCAGTGAGCACAAATAATAAAACCCAAgtcctcatcatcatattttACCTCCATAGACTGTAGGCCAGCAACGATCTCCTTAAAGACCGAAAGATGGTTAGCATAGAACCATCTTCTTGCAACTTGTACGTATACAACTTCATCTTCATATGCATCTTGCTTGTCAAATCTTTTGACATGCAAATTGACTCCAACTTGAGCCATagagcagttgcagttttctCCTGCAGAACCTCTTGCAAAATATTATTTGAAAGATGAAGATGACTATGAGATAAAGCCTTACGATCTTTCATCTTCTCATCATAGTCCAAGACTTTGAATCCCTGTTCTTGAATTTTTTAAGGGTATCATTCAAATCAGATTGCGCTAAAACAGTTCGCATCTTGACTTGCCATAGAGCGAACCTGGTATATCGGTTTAGCAGCGGAATATCATATTTTATAGAAGCCATTAAGAAAAAATAACTAGAAGAAAATAATTTGCAGTAAATAATTTAGGTATGTTACTGTGTAACCTTAGCAGAACCTGCAGCCCGCGTACACAGGAAAACAGTAATAAATCTCCTGGTGCACGTAACACAATTGCTGAATTTCTTTTTCACGGAACAACGGCTCTGTCGTCTCTGTTCGCTCGATCCACGTGCAGCAATTTTTCCTTCACGCGGCAACAGACAGCAAACAGGGAATTAGAGCAGGTTTGGTAGTTTTAGGTAAAGCTTGCCGGTGCAGGAGCGCACTTCTGACTCGCTCAGCTTCGCGTGTAAAAAACTTGAAAGCTCAAACCCCGAGACAGCTAGCTAACctgggtcttgtttagttgccctgaATTTGGGTGTtcaaaattactgttgtagcactgtagcacactgtagcgtttcgtttgtatttgtaaattattgtccaaatattaactaattaggctcaaaagattcgtctcgcaaagtacaacaaaactgtgcaattagtttttgatttcgtctatatttagtactccatgcatgtaccggaaatttgatgtgatgaggaatcttctttttgcatagtgccaaaattGGGAGTTGCGGTGGAACCGTCGAACCGGCGATTTCGATTCGGTCACAAAACCACGCGCGCGGTGCAAAACAGCCGAGACAAAACTCGATCAGAACTTAGAAGACGGTGAATGAAGCCGTCGAATCTGCCTCGATGACGTAGGCAGCAATAGGCGACGAGACGAGGTGGCGGCAGAGAGACCAATAGGGTTGAAACCTCGTAATcaactctgataccacttgttagCAAATAATGCGAAAATAAGATCGAACACGAGACGTGATTTTTACATGGAAAACTCTTGCGGGGAAAATATATAATGAGAGGGTTACAACGCAGGGAATACAATGAGTCGTCTTGCTCTTACCGTGCGATTACAAAATGTATATATAGGGTGGACTAAACTGACTGCGGTCAAATACGAAAACAAATCCGCTAATCACATAATCCAAACCATGAGCCCTCCAAGCGTCCCCACAAGACTCACGTTATAATTCAGATTATATCCAACAGCATACACATCATGCAACACAAGGTCAGGATGCGCCTTTCTGCATAGACTTTTGTAAAAGCAGCTGCATAACGATTGAGATTTTCAGGCTGGAAAAGTGTGGTAGCATATACAAAACGAACAATTAAGGCCGGTGCCAAAGTTGGATGGAAAGTTGTGTTTGCGTGATCCGGATAAAACCTATCGAGCGTGCGCCGGAGCACATCGCGAGTAGCGATGCCTAAACTGGACCAGCCTAGCAAATACAATATCCCAGCGGTGAAGGATTACTGGATATTTGGATATGCAatcatgcatatagtattataGTCTGGAGCTGATGCAAGAGAGTCGTGTCGTGCTCTTAGCCAAATCCAATGCGCTAATGGTCCACTTCTGATGCTTCCCATTGGGTACGTAGTTAGGATGTGCAGAGAGATGGGAGTAATCATTGTGACACTCTTCAAAGTAGTATACATGCAAAGTTCTTTTATGCTTATAAGAGAGGGTCTTATGAAAAACACTAACTGGAGTAAGTGCCTCTTTGGAATGCAAGATCCTGGAAAATAGGGAGTAGGAAAAAACATAGGATTGAACTGTCTAATCACTTCAAATCCTACGTGAGATCAAATGGAGGAATTGTACAACAAAGTTATTTGGATGTGCGCAAGGAAGAACACACAATTCTTTTTGGCGGGAAAAGATTATTGGAAAAGAGATAGATTAATTGTGCACTCATATTATTAAAGATTTAAAGGGATTCTAAATATTAGGTTGGAAGTTGGAACTAATGTTACAATCCTCCAAAATGTGGTGGAAATGAGAATAttatgcataattttttttcaatgcAACCCTATCTCTAAATGGTTTCCGTAGGGAAAATTCATGTAGGAGCTAAATCATTTGAGTTCCTACAATCAAAAGAGCTTATTCCTATGATTACACGCATGTATACCCTATCTATATAAGCACCTTTGAGAGATTATGTCAATATATCTTCagattgatgaagtcatgaTAGCCGCCTCGCTATCAACCACCTACCACTGAAAAAATAACGTGGCTTAACCCATGGACATGTTCTATCGTAAGGAACAAAACCAACTGAACTACATTTGTTCCAAAGGAGGTCCAATTCATCTCTACAACATCTCACCTCCTTTTTCACAATTCCTTTTTGGTCATATGTACCTTAATGACATGTGAGGCTCATCAGTATCAGTGATACATAGAAATAGTAATAGATTATGCAGAACTGCAATAGAGAAAAAGGGTTTTCCTTTATGGAAACATATCTCATCTATCACTGTTTAGCATTGTAGTGTTAAGATAAGTCACCACGTTCCATGAAGAGTGTTTAGAAGTTGCCATCTTAAtcgaagaaaaggaagagataAAAATTTTATATTGACAACTAATAAATATATAACTTTAGAATTAGGAAAAACAAGGAGATTAGTAGCTAATTTCTGTACCACATGAGAAGCAAAATAGCTAAATAAATAATCTATGCCAAATACAATTAATAAATAACTAAATCTAGgataaaataatgaaaaatgGTTTTTCGATTTCCATTGATACTTGAAAGAAAATTATATAATAAAGAGCCCATGTAGAGTATAATAAGTTAGTAGGTAAATTTTCAAAACAAGAATAATAAAAGGATATTAAATAGAATTACTCGCAAATTAAGGCTGATTGTACTTCAAGGCCGAGACTGGGTAGCAGAATGTCGGGCCGAATTGGACCGGGGGTTATAGATTGATGGTCTTATTACAGTGTCGGTAGCCCATCTCAGCCCACAGAAACAATACCCCTTGTCGGTCCGGCGGGCCTGGTCAGCCCATTTAGCCAGAAAACAAAATGGCCTCTTATTCCGATTGGCCCGAATTGCCCGAACAAGTGGTCAAGTTGTATATTTGAATTACATCCAATTTGCTAGCTATAAAAGCACTTAATAGACATGTGATTTTACTCTAAAAACAACTAGACATGTGCCACCTCCCTGGTTACAACAAACCTCTCCCAGAAAACATCAAGCCAACACAATGGATTTCAAATAATAAGAAGTTCAAAGTCCTTCCAAAACAAAGCTTGTTCTTAGTTAATTGAGTCAATGGCAGCGGTATGAGCTTAGACCATTATTATTGGCTCAATCTTTTTTTAGATAAATATAAACTTATTTTAAGATAAAATATTATTTCGGCCTCTATACTCAACAGTTAAGATGTTACATTTTGTTATCATTGTTGGCTCAGTTAACCttcgaaagaaagaaaaaaagtctATCAATACCCGTAACCTGAAATCCAAACAACTGAAGAGCGTGACTTAGCCACGGGCGTGGAAGATAAAAGAACAAAAGCTGAATCACTACGTTCGGGACAGTGCCTTCAATATCTGACGAGAGATCAAAATCAATAAGAAATTTAGTTTGGGTTTTACCTGTTCGTCTTTCTGTGACTGACAGACTACAATGTGCTCTTTGCTGCCTCTGAAATTCCACGATCTGTCCCTTCAACACCAATTTGTCCATACTCCACGGCATTGTCGGCACCTGCACGTCTACGTTCCCGGTCAAATTTTTGGCGAAAATTTCGCCTCATGTCGGCTACATTCGTTGCCTTCCACCAATTTGTCAACGCGTTCCCCTGATCTGCTGGTCCGCACTCAGCTTCACCTTCCCAAGCTCAAGTTTTCCCCAGTCCACTCCATCTCCAACCCCCACGCACGAACTCCATAGACTAATACCAAATGCCAAGATCGCTTCCAATTCTTAATTCCATTTCCGACCCCATTTACATCTGAGCAGTGAGCACGCGCTGCGCTCAAGAACTCGCCAAGAAACGAACCGTCAGTACTTCGCCAAGAAACCATgctggaggaggacggcgccaTGGACGCGGACCACCTCGTGGGCGAGGAGCCGGGGTCGCCTGCGCGGGAacccggcggcgagccggcctGGGCGGCCGCCGTGCTGGAGCCGGTGCGGTGGGTGCGGATGCTGTGCCGGGAGCTGGGCGCGACGTTCGTGGccggggtggtgctggtgtaCGGCCTCAGCCAGGGCTTCGCCGGCTCCTTCTTCCGGGTGGCGTCGGACTACTACTGGAAGGACGTGCAGCGGGTGCAGCCGGCCACCGTGCAGTTCCTCTCCGTCTTCTTCTACGTGCCGTGGGTGCTCAAGCCGCTCTGGGGGGTCATGACCGACGTCTTCCCCGTCCACGggtaccgccgccgcccgtactTCCTCTTTTCAGGTCAGCCAGCCGGCCGGGGATCCATCTATAAagacttttttttcccttcaaaCGAATCATTTCAAAGCCATGATTTTTATCTGTTGCTATTAGTACCATGTATATACTAATTTCAGTAATGTGTCTACGCAAATACAGATTTAGTTCAGGGATTTACCAATGCTTGACTATCAGGCCCTTCGGATTTGGATATTTTAGCTTGTTGCAATTGTTTATGTTCTTGCTTGATAATGATTTGACGGATGTTGTGGTGTAACAGAAAACATAGTTCTAATTCAGCTTGACCATTGCTGGTTGTTGTCTATGTGGCGCTGAAATGGATTTGGTAAATGTAGATGAGAAACTGTTTTGACTGGCATACTGATGAGGTCATGTGGAATGGGTTTGAATCCTTGACAATGTTCGTGTTTTTTATTGGTTGTTTGATCTTAAATCTTAATTATTAGGAGAAAAGTTTTATGAATGAGGTGATGTTCTGCCCTCTTACGGGGGTGCAAGAGACTATTTGGTATGTGTCACTTTCAGCACAGTTTCAGCATTTCTCAGTGTAGTTCTAATTTAGCTTGACTGTTTCTGGTTGCCCTCTATGTGAGGTTGGAAAGGATTTGGTAAAGGTGGATAATGTAGTGTTTTGACTGTGACGCACTGGCGTGGAGTATGTTTAAGTCATTGGCAATTTGTGCATTGTTTATTAGATGTTTGATTTTATTTAGTCAGTGAAAATTTATGTGTGGTGCTTTTCCCTCATTACGGAGACTATTTGGTGCATGTCACTTTCGGCCTATTAATAATTTGTGGCACAATTTCAATATATTTCATCTAGGTATTGTCTAGTTGTGTGCTGTAGGCTTGTTCTTGTACGCACTTCAATCCATGTCTGCAGTTTTGAAACCAGTGTGATTATTCATTTTAAGCAATGCTATATCAGTTTAATTTGTGGTAAAAAGTTGTTATTCCTCTTGAATCATTTGGGCAACAGGAACATTTAAGCTAAGCTCTTGACTTTTTTTCACTAGCCCTTCACTTCTTAATTTTTTTGGTACCGATTCTCAGAATGCTGTACCTGTAACACATCGTGTTGTAAATTATTAGTTGGAGTTAgctattttaatattttattctaGTAGATTATAAGGTGAAAATAGGAGAAAAATGAAAAGATAATTGTTATGCGTACTGCTACTTTATCACTGTCCCCAAAAAATGATATTTAGTATATTATaggtttatattttttttgaaacgaaccggCAGGAGAGCTGCTTGTTATATTAATTTAGAAGAAAAGACGGCCGATGGCCGGAGATTTACAGTGGGGCATGTAAACCCAAAAAGGTCACTCTACACATCAAACGTGCCAAATGCTTGGCCCCAGCTAGAACCCATGTCTTGGCCTTGTCTCTGATCTTTGTGGCAATCCTAAACGATGGTGCCTCAACTCTCTGAAATATGCGAGAGTTGTGCTCTAACCACACTTCCCAGCAAACTAAAATGATTAGAGAGACAGGCCTTTGCGCGAGATCCCTGTCATTCTTGCCCTGTCCTCCCACCATGCTTGAAGTGACTCGTAATGTCCCCAGGTATTTGGATGAAGCTCCGGTGCTTGAAGCCAATTTGAAACGTTGGTCCAAATGCGTTTGGTGAACCGGCATTGAAAAAATATGTAAGCATCTGTTTCTGGTGCGTGTCGACATAATGCACATAATGGATTGTGTGGCCACACTCTTGAACTCAGTCTGTCCGCCGTCCAAATTCTATTTTGGATCGCAAGCCAGCTGAAAAATTTACACTTTGGCGGTGCCCAAACTGACCAAATGAGTTCCTTGTAATTTGTACTGACTGCCCCATAGAATTGTGCGTGGTAGGCTGAACTTGCGGAGTATTGTCCTGTATTGCTGAGTTTCCAAGTGATTTCATCGTCTTGCTCCTGTCTTAAGGTGATTTGCTGCGTTGCAGTCCACAGATTTACATATTCGATGAACGTCTGCACCGAGAAGGCTGTGTGTCGCAGGTCGAGGTCTTTGATCCAGTTGTTTGTGCTTAAGGTGCTGCGTAGTGATCTATTTATAGCTACATATTTGATTACCAATTCTCAGGCTACTTTATCACTCTTACTTCATGTTTTGGCCATAGCAGGCCAATTAGTTGCAGCAAATATAGGCGTTTTCTTTTTGGGAAACAGTCAGGCTCCCAATTGAGAGCATCAACTTTAGACTTCACTGATAAATCCTCATTTATTTTTTGTGATGGTAGGAATACTTGGAACGGTTTCAGCTACTATTGTTGCAATGGCTACCGGACTCCCAGTTAGTTCTGCTGTACTTTGCTTGGTGGGAATATCAACAGCAGTTGCCATTGCTGATGTAACGATAGATGCTTGCATCGCAAAGAACAGTATTGATAAGCCGGCATTGGCTCCAGACATGCAGAGTCTTTGTGCATTCTCATCATCTCTAGGTGCACTTATTGGGTATGCCACAAGTGGCATGTTTGTCCACCATCTCGGGGCACAGGTCAATTTAAGTCAAATGCTCTAATTTGCTAAGCTTCATCTTTGTGTTGGTTCACTGAGGAATCATATGTTGAATGAATTCTGGCTCACTACAGGGTGCATTAGGTGTGATGGCTATACCTCCTGCTACAGTGGTTTTCCTTGGATTTTTTATATATGAGCTGAAAACATACCAACATAATGCTAAAGAGAAGGTATGTTGATCACCGATCTTGCACCATTCAGTTGTGattgttttatttatttgaattgGAATTATAAATTTGAATCTATTTTAGTGCTTCGCTTTGGCAAACATGATGTTCTATTTGAAGTCACCTTATGTTGCTTGTTTTGTCCAAGCTGAATTGTGATTTTCTACATTATTCTTCCGAAATACCTACTCCTAGCAAAGTTCAGAATAATATGAATCTGatgcttcattatttgataTTCTTCAGGTAAATCTTTAAACAAATACTTTCTCAAAAGTTGACCTAGAGAGTTAACTGAAGAGGTGTAGATGCATACATGTGGGGGAAGAAATAAGAATCTATGAATCTATGCATATGTAACAATTATAGTGATGAAAGATACATGAAAAGTGCAGAATATTCTCACTGATATGCTAATGAAATGCAGGTTTTAAACAAGGTTAGTGGGGCATTGAAGGGAATGGTTCGGACTATAAAGTATCCAGTAGTGTGGAAACCATCTCTTTACATGTTCCTATCGCTGGCTTTGAGTATCAGCACCCATGAGGGGCAGTTCTACTGGTACACTAACAAAACACCACCAAATCCTGGATTTTCGCAGGTAAAAGTAGTTTTCCTTACCTCCTTAATGGCATTGTTAATTAGCAGATCTGTTAACTAGAGCTATAATTAATGGCTTGGTCCTGCACCATCTGAATCTCCATGGCATGCTTGACCCAAATATGAAGCCTGACCTACAGAATGTTCAGAAAAATTAGTTTATAACTCATATTGGTCAACTGGATTCTGCTAGCGGAATTGCAGCCCAATTGGTGAAGTGCCTTTAGAGTAAATAGACCAACTGAATCTACTGCCAGTCAGTAAGATGTGCAGGATCTTCACAAAAGGTTTAGTCGAAGTAATTGCTGTAGTCATACATGTGATGGGGAAAGGGGTGTATTGAACTGGAAACTGGAAGTAATACTACCAGACACCAGTGAAAATAAACTTGGTGTATGTGGTTTGTTCTGCGTTGATACGAGCCTGACATGAATTGATTTTATTATAATACTTATGCTCTCAAAACATTTAGAAAGAGTGCAGCATGTGAGCAAATTGTAGGCATACAACTTCCTTGCTTGCTTTCTTCGCATCTTCATCTCAAGATGATTTTCACTTTTTATTATATACAGACATACAGTTACCTTTTAATCTCTGAAGCATATTTTATAACTTTATCCTTATAATACTAAAAGTGCATGAAATTGGGAGGAAAGTACAAAAAGCAAGAAAGAAATAGAACATTGAGGTACAACACCAATCACTATCTGTAAACTGAAACTAACAAAAGCAAGATCTATCAAAAAGAAACCTAGATAAAAGCTGCCCTCCTTCAGACTGGAAATCTGGGATGCAGGTCCTGGTCCACCAATATTGCTGCTCAATAATGCTGCCCTGAATGTCCCTTTGTACTATATGATAGACTGGTAAACTACATTATCCCAAGTTTTTCTCTCTCCATATTTTAGAATCTTAGCCTGGATTTGATCATTTGAATAGCCAGTCCACTTTTGAATAGCGTCTCTG harbors:
- the LOC117842059 gene encoding probable folate-biopterin transporter 6, producing the protein MLEEDGAMDADHLVGEEPGSPAREPGGEPAWAAAVLEPVRWVRMLCRELGATFVAGVVLVYGLSQGFAGSFFRVASDYYWKDVQRVQPATVQFLSVFFYVPWVLKPLWGVMTDVFPVHGYRRRPYFLFSGILGTVSATIVAMATGLPVSSAVLCLVGISTAVAIADVTIDACIAKNSIDKPALAPDMQSLCAFSSSLGALIGYATSGMFVHHLGAQGALGVMAIPPATVVFLGFFIYELKTYQHNAKEKVLNKVSGALKGMVRTIKYPVVWKPSLYMFLSLALSISTHEGQFYWYTNKTPPNPGFSQEFVGLVHAIGAVASMVGVLIYHKCLKDYPFRSILFCAQLLYGVSGLLDLTFVLRWNLALGVPDAAFVILEECVSRVVGRVRLMPMMVLSTKLCPPGVEGTFFALLMCIDSLGMLAAKAGGAAVLRALHVTRDDFARLWLAVLLRNALRLATLGAICLVPTADQTDVLVPRELLVSSPAAVAGDDEERLQLAMLTAHTDDV